From one Thamnophis elegans isolate rThaEle1 chromosome 7, rThaEle1.pri, whole genome shotgun sequence genomic stretch:
- the GOLT1B gene encoding vesicle transport protein GOT1B codes for MISLTDTQKIGMGLTGFGVFFLFFGMILFFDKALLAIGNVLFVAGLAFVIGLERTFRFFFQKHKLKATGFFLGGVFIVLIGWPLIGMVFEIYGFFLLFRGFFPVVIGFIRRVPVLGYLLNLPGIRSLVDKAGESNNMV; via the exons ATGATTTCCCTCACGGATACACAGA AAATTGGGATGGGTCTTACAGGTTTTGgagtattttttcttttctttggaatGATCCTTTTTTTCGACAAAGCACTATTAGCTATTGGAAAT GTTTTATTTGTGGCTGGCCTGGCTTTTGTAATTGGTTTAGAAAGAACTTTCAGATTCTTTTTCCAGAAACACAAACTGAAAGCCACAGGTTTCTTCTTGGGTGGTGTATTTATAGTTCTCATTGGCTGGCCTCTGATAGGAATGGTCTTTGAAATTTATGGCTTCTTCCTTTTATTCag gggctttttccctGTGGTGATCGGTTTTATTAGAAGAGTGCCAGTTCTGGGGTATCTGTTGAATTTACCCGGTATAAGATCA CTTGTAGATAAAGCTGGAGAAAGCAACAACATGGTATAA